One genomic window of Coffea eugenioides isolate CCC68of chromosome 1, Ceug_1.0, whole genome shotgun sequence includes the following:
- the LOC113764639 gene encoding EKC/KEOPS complex subunit TP53RK — METDADAKQSSLVLIKQGAEARVFESTFVGRRSIIKERFSKKYRHPSLDSKLTLKRLNAEARCMTKARRLGVSTPVLYAVDPMLHSLTFEYVEGPSVKEIFLDFGEQGIIEERMDDIAKQIGDAIGKLHDGGLIHGDLTTSNMLVQSGTNQLVLIDFGLSFTSTLPEDKAVDLYVLERALLSMHSSCGNVMDRILAAYKKSSKQWSSTLNKLAQVRQRGRKRTIVG, encoded by the exons ATGGAGACTGATGCGGATGCAAAACAAAGCTCTTTGGTTTTGATCAAGCAAGGTGCAGAGGCt AGGGTATTTGAATCAACATTTGTGGGTAGGAGGTCTATTATAAAAGAACGCTTTTCGAAGAAATATAGGCATCCATCCCTGGACTCAAAACTCACTCTCAAACGCTTAAATGCG GAGGCTAGGTGCATGACAAAAGCAAGACGACTTGGGGTTTCTACACCAGTGCTTTATGCTGTGGACCCCATGCTGCATTCCCTAACTTTTGAATATGTTGAAGGTCCCTCAGTCAAAGAGATATTTCTTGACTTTGGAGAGCAAGGTATTATTGAAGAAAGGATGGATGATATTGCAAAACAGATTGGTGATGCAATTGGAAAACTGCATGATGGTGGCCTCATACATGGTGATTTGACAACATCTAACATGTTAGTTCAAAGTGGCACCAATCAGCTC GTACTAATTGACTTTGGTCTAAGCTTTACGTCAACTCTTCCAGAAGATAAAGCAGTTGATCTATATGTACTTGAACGAGCATTACTCTCCATGCATTCTTCTTGTGGAAATGTA ATGGATCGAATTCTTGCTGCATATAAGAAGTCCTCAAAGCAGTGGTCTTCAACCCTTAATAAGCTAGCCCAAG TACGACAAAGGGGGAGGAAGCGGACAATCGTTGGTTAA
- the LOC113777385 gene encoding THUMP domain-containing protein 1 homolog — protein sequence MATENTSTKKRKQRYLPHNKPVKKGAYPLHPGVQGFFITCDGGRERQASHEAINVIDSFFEEYVHGAGSNKQQEAIPKQFMNKKTKFVYSDSSEDEDGDDDGIGNNIHRSTEEKDLRTDNITDANCETLVDEKLGSQNEDDSSVQEEIQEHKDGKEEVTKKHKFQEGDAGEQPIKKQCVEISSSKSPNLASSKMEEKSVDKLIEAELAELGDKSKRRFSNLDSGCNGVVFVQMRKRDDDPNPKDIVQYMMTSLASTRKHMSRFMLRVLPIELSCYASEEEIVRAIKPFIAKYFPVEAQNPHKFAVLYEARANTGIERAKIIDAVAKSVPSPHKVDLSHPDIHIVVQIVKTVCLIGLVEKYKELAKFNVRQLTSSKS from the exons aTGGCAACTGAGAACACGTCCACCAAGAAAAGGAAGCAACGCTATCTTCCCCACAAT AAACCAGTGAAAAAGGGAGCATACCCATTACATCCAGGGGTACAAGGGTTCTTTATAACATGTGATGGCGGAAGGGAACGCCAAGCCTCTCATGAAGCCATTAATGTTATTGATTCC TTCTTTGAAGAGTATGTGCATGGGGCAGGTTCAAATAAACAACAAGAAGCAATACCAAAGCAATTCATGAATAAGAAAACTAAATTTGTATACTCTGATAGTAgtgaggatgaagatggagatgatgACGGGATTGGCAATAACATTCATAGGAGCACAGAGGAGAAAGATTTACGTACGGATAATATAACCGATGCTAATTGTGAAACTCTAGTTGATGAAAAGCTAGGGTCTCAGAATGAGGACGACTCGTCTGTTCAAGAGGAAATACAAGAACATAAAGatggtaaggaggaagtgacaAAGAAGCATAAATTTCAAGAAGGTGATGCTGGAGAGCAGCCAATTAAAAAGCAGTGTGTTGAAATAAGTTCATCAAAGTCCCCAAATTTGGCATCTTCTAAGATGGAGGAGAAATCAGTTGATAAATTGATCGAAGCTGAGCTAGCTGAGTTGGGAGACAAAAGTAAG AGACGATTCAGCAACCTTGACTCAGGCTGTAATGGTGTTGTATTTGTCCAAATGCGCAAGAGAGATGATGATCCGAATCCGAAGGATATCGTGCAGTATATGATGACTTCCCTTGCTTCAACCCGGAAACACATGTCTAG ATTCATGTTAAGGGTGCTGCCTATTGAATTAAGCTGCTATGCATCAGAAGAGGAAATTGTAAGGGCAATTAAACCTTTTATTGCAAAATACTTTCCAGTGGAAGCTCAGAATCCCCACAAG TTCGCTGTATTGTATGAAGCCCGTGCAAATACTGGTATTGAAAGAGCAAAAATCATCGATGCAGTCGCAAAATCTGTTCCTTCACCACATAAAGTTGATCTTAGCCATCCTGATATACATATTGTTGTCCAAATTGTCAAG ACTGTTTGCTTGATTGGGTTGGTTGAGAAGTACAAGGAATTGGCCAAGTTCAATGTGAGGCAGCTTACATCTTCTAAATCCTAA
- the LOC113764073 gene encoding ubiquitin-conjugating enzyme E2 20-like translates to MTTTMNSESSNNSNTPAAGPVMTSSKQPVQSAKNVDTQSVLKRLQSELMALMMSGDSGISAFPEEDNIFCWKGTITGSKDTVFEGTEYKLSLSFPTDYPFKAPKVKFETGCFHPNVDVYGNICLDILQDKWSSAYDVRTILLSIQSLLGEPNTSSPLNNQAAALWGNQAEYRKMVEKLYKPSS, encoded by the exons ATGACTACCACAATGAACAGCGAAAGCAGCAATAACAGCAACACCCCGGCGGCTGGTCCGGTGATGACGTCATCCAAGCAGCCAGTGCAATCGGCAAAGAACGTTGATACTCAATCTGTTCTCAAGAg GTTGCAATCTGAGCTGATGGCCTTGATG ATGAGTGGCGATTCCGGAATATCTGCTTTTCCCGAGGAAGACAACATATTCTGCTGGAAAGGAACAATTACTGGTAGCAAAGATACCGTGTTTGAGGGCACTGAATACAAACTATCACTTTCCTTTCCAACTGATTATCCATTCAAGGCTCCAAAGGTCAAGTTCGAGACTGGCTGCTTTCATCCAAATGTTGATGTTTATGGAAATATATGCTTGGACATACTTCAG GATAAGTGGTCGTCAGCTTATGATGTGAGGACAATTCTGCTCTCCATTCAAAGCCTGCTGGGAG AACCGAACACAAGCTCACCTTTGAATAATCAAGCAGCAGCACTCTGGGGCAATCAAGCAG AGTACAGGAAAATGGTTGAGAAGCTTTACAAGCCTAGCTCCTAG
- the LOC113779119 gene encoding receptor-like protein EIX2 isoform X2: protein MGGSTHFSVFLLVAIILLCSSSKTVNATCYASEKQALMDFKKDLKDPSGRLSSWIHDVDCCKWEGVVCSKRSGRVIQLLLQGPDPEIHVVGDEVVFVYPMSPLSGKISHSLKNLTHLRYLDLSQNNFSGIPIPSFFGSLRSLRYLNLSRAGFQGMVPYQLGNLSSLRTLSIGEVFLPSDLRADNLQWLAGLSNLEHLDMSGVNLSTASNWLEEASLTFCVK, encoded by the exons ATGGGTGGATCAACCCATTTCTCTGTTTTCTTACTCGTCGCAATAATTTTACTCTGTTCTTCCAGCAAAACTGTAAATGCAACTTGCTATGCAAGTGAGAAACAAGCTCTTATGGACTTCAAGAAAGACTTGAAAGATCCCTCTGGTAGACTCTCGTCTTGGATTCACGACGTTGATTGCTGCAAATGGGAAGGAGTTGTTTGTAGCAAGCGAAGTGGCCGCGTGATTCAACTTCTCCTTCAGGGTCCTGATCCTGAAATTCATGTCGTTGGTGATGAGGTGGTGTTTGTTTATCCTATGTCACCATTAAGCGGTAAAATCAGTCATTCGTTaaaaaacttgactcacttgcGTTACCTTGATCTAAGTCAAAATAATTTCAGTGGAATTCCAATTCCCAGTTTTTTTGGGTCTCTCAGAAGTCTGAGGTACCTGAATTTATCTAGAGCTGGATTTCAAGGAATGGTTCCCTATCAACTTGGAAACCTATCAAGTTTACGCACTTTAAGCATAGGAGAAGTGTTTCTGCCGTCCGATCTCCGAGCTGACAACTTGCAATGGTTGGCTGGTCTCTCTAATCTGGAGCACCTAGACATGAGTGGCGTGAACCTTAGTACGGCGTCTAATTGGCTAGAG GAGGCATCTCTCACGTTTTGTGTGAAGTGA
- the LOC113779119 gene encoding receptor-like protein kinase isoform X1 codes for MNHFATFLPSQLSTLTALISLDLHGNHFRGSIPSSIASISNLQHLDLSYNNLSSSLPSEVFTLKDLISLDTSNNHLNGPIPSTVGNCTQLKYLLLNSNALSGSIPPSLGRCTQLKELSLSDNALSGSIPPSLGRCTQLKEFSLSDNALSGSIPPSLGRCTQLKELSLRNNSLSGSIPSNLGKLSSLEFWDVSHNKLTGTLPESLGQLSKLEELRIYDNLMEGIVSESHLDNLTALRYFYASENSLTLKVSASWTPRAQFETLALSSWKLGPQFLTWIRSQKFLQYLNLSFTGILDTIPPWFFNSSLDTVDLSHNQIHGGISHVLCEVKNENHDLLYLDLRENSLSGEIPDCWMNYPGLFHINLNSNNFTGSIPRSLFHLEGLDHLGLGNNSLTGPITFDFVNHE; via the exons ATGAATCACTTCGCTACCTTCCTCCCAAGCCAATTATCCACTTTAACTGCCCTAATTTCACTTGATCTTCACGGCAATCACTTTCGAGGTTCTATCCCAAGCTCTATTGCCAGCATTTCCAACCTTCAACATCTTGATCTGTCTTATAACAACCTTAGCTCCTCTTTACCAAGTGAAGTATTCACATTGAAGGACTTGATTTCACTTGATACAAGCAATAATCACTTAAATGGTCCAATTCCAAGCACAGTTGGCAACTGTACCCAGCTAAAATACCTTTTGCTAAATAGTAATGCTCTATCTGGTTCAATTCCACCAAGTTTAGGAAGATGTACCCAGCTCAAAGAACTTTCGCTAAGTGATAATGCTCTATCTGGTTCAATTCCACCAAGTTTAGGAAGATGTACCCAGCTCAAAGAATTTTCGCTAAGTGATAATGCTCTATCTGGTTCAATTCCACCAAGTTTAGGAAGATGTACCCAGCTCAAAGAACTTTCGCTACGTAATAATTCTCTATCTGGTTCAATTCCATCAAATTTAGGAAAACTGTCATCCTTGGAGTTCTGGGATGTATCTCACAACAAACTCACTGGAACTCTTCCTGAAAGTCTTGGGCAGCTTTCCAAACTTGAAGAGCTTCGTATTTACGACAATTTAATGGAAGGCATTGTGAGTGAGAGTCACTTAGACAATCTGACAGCTTTAAGGTATTTTTATGCATCTGAAAACTCTTTGACCTTAAAAGTAAGTGCAAGTTGGACTCCTCGTGCCCAATTTGAAACACTTGCGTTGAGTTCGTGGAAGCTGGGTCCCCAATTTCTTACATGGATCCGATCACAAAAATTCCTTCAGTATTTGAACTTGTCATTCACGGGAATTTTAGATACCATTCCACCTTGGTTTTTCAACTCATCATTGGATACCGTAGACCTTTCTCACAATCAAATCCACG GAGGCATCTCTCACGTTTTGTGTGAAGTGAAGAATGAAAATCATGATCTTTTGTATCTGGATCTTCGGGAGAATTCTCTATCAGGAGAAATTCCTGACTGTTGGATGAATTACCCAGGCTTGTTTCACATCAACCTCAACAGCAATAACTTCACCGGAAGCATTCCAAGGTCATTGTTTCATTTGGAAGGTCTGGACCATTTAGGCTTGGGTAACAACAGTCTCACTGGTCCGATAACCTTTGACTTTgtaaatcatgaataa